Proteins from a single region of Chlamydia buteonis:
- a CDS encoding DUF2764 family protein, whose translation MTQYYFLSSFFLPQLPESRPVYSFDDLDALLHLNLSEEDLGYYVILKRFFDFENFAFFWSGKPLPHSYGVVTQENVESMVNLQQWSDDCEFEDFFKDFLLQYKTSQERVENFSSLVRELLSYYQQSSSEFLRTYFTFKQNLRVILAGFRSRVMKLDVSYVLRDEDSSNPVVLQVLMQKDAPNYELPEEFSDLSDVLQDYGRLPHTLNRTLSLYEFHKIEEMCRDKYFDTNAVLARVTAYLFAIRNSMVDLEKGKNIINSMEKAITW comes from the coding sequence ATGACTCAATACTACTTTTTGTCGTCGTTTTTTCTTCCTCAGCTTCCTGAGTCTCGCCCCGTTTATTCTTTTGATGATCTTGATGCTCTTCTACATTTAAACTTATCTGAAGAAGATCTAGGGTATTACGTTATCTTAAAACGTTTCTTTGATTTTGAAAATTTTGCGTTTTTCTGGTCAGGGAAGCCATTGCCTCATTCCTATGGTGTAGTAACACAAGAGAATGTTGAAAGTATGGTCAATCTCCAACAATGGTCTGATGATTGTGAATTTGAGGATTTTTTCAAGGATTTCTTGTTGCAATATAAGACTTCTCAAGAACGTGTTGAGAACTTTTCCTCATTAGTTAGGGAATTGCTATCTTATTATCAACAAAGTTCTTCTGAGTTTCTTCGTACGTATTTTACTTTTAAACAAAACTTACGTGTGATTTTAGCAGGCTTTCGTTCTCGGGTTATGAAGCTTGATGTTTCTTATGTATTAAGAGATGAAGATAGTTCTAATCCTGTTGTGCTTCAAGTGTTGATGCAAAAAGATGCACCTAATTATGAATTACCCGAAGAATTCTCAGATTTGAGTGATGTGTTACAAGACTATGGACGTTTACCTCATACATTGAATCGTACATTATCTTTGTATGAATTTCATAAGATTGAAGAGATGTGCCGAGACAAATATTTTGATACAAATGCAGTTTTGGCAAGGGTTACTGCGTATTTATTTGCTATTCGCAATAGCATGGTAGATTTAGAGAAAGGCAAAAACATTATTAATTCTATGGAAAAGGCAATCACATGGTAA
- a CDS encoding V-type ATP synthase subunit E has protein sequence MADLGAEDKLKQICDALRIETLKPAEDEADAIVRNAKEQAKRIIDEAQEEASRIIASAKEEADHKLKQGASALAQAGKRSLESLKQAVENKVFKESLAEWLDNTLADPEVSAKLVAALIQAIEDKGISGDLTAYIGKHVATRAVNELLGKTVLSKLKGKGVAIGKFVGGVQLRVEDKNWVLDLSSDTLLDLLMRYLQKDFREMIFQGS, from the coding sequence ATGGCAGATCTCGGTGCAGAAGATAAATTAAAGCAAATCTGCGATGCTCTACGAATAGAAACTTTAAAGCCTGCTGAAGATGAAGCAGACGCTATTGTGCGTAACGCAAAGGAACAGGCAAAAAGGATAATAGACGAGGCTCAAGAAGAAGCCAGTCGCATTATTGCTTCGGCTAAAGAAGAAGCTGATCACAAACTAAAACAAGGAGCATCTGCTTTAGCTCAAGCAGGCAAGCGTTCCTTAGAAAGTTTGAAACAAGCTGTAGAAAATAAAGTTTTTAAAGAGTCCTTAGCGGAGTGGCTAGACAATACTTTAGCTGATCCAGAGGTTTCTGCTAAACTTGTTGCAGCGTTGATACAGGCCATAGAAGACAAAGGCATTTCCGGGGATCTTACAGCCTATATCGGTAAACACGTGGCAACAAGAGCCGTTAATGAACTCCTAGGGAAAACCGTTTTGTCGAAACTTAAAGGTAAAGGAGTAGCAATCGGGAAGTTTGTCGGTGGTGTTCAATTAAGAGTAGAAGATAAGAATTGGGTTTTAGACCTTAGTTCAGATACCTTGCTTGATCTTTTGATGCGTTATTTGCAAAAAGATTTTCGTGAAATGATATTTCAGGGTTCCTAG
- a CDS encoding ferredoxin, translating into MNHNSLLVFSCPCCCEGEVSFSVFSLKEVLACSCCSSTYTFDPATRNSIRQFSALCLRIYEASPILGNAAVSVSVKDNAVEIPFQLLFSRFPVVFNLTLEGKQIAVRFIFDALKREVLHKERASLV; encoded by the coding sequence ATGAACCATAACTCGTTACTTGTTTTTTCCTGCCCCTGCTGTTGCGAAGGAGAAGTTTCTTTTTCTGTATTTAGCTTGAAGGAAGTCCTAGCCTGTAGTTGTTGTTCTTCTACATATACTTTCGACCCAGCAACTCGCAACTCTATTCGTCAATTCTCAGCGTTATGTCTAAGGATTTACGAAGCCTCTCCTATACTAGGAAATGCTGCGGTTTCTGTATCCGTAAAAGATAATGCTGTAGAAATACCCTTCCAGCTACTCTTTTCTAGATTCCCCGTGGTGTTTAATTTAACCCTTGAAGGGAAACAGATAGCTGTTCGTTTTATTTTTGATGCTCTCAAAAGAGAAGTTTTACATAAAGAAAGAGCATCTTTAGTCTGA
- the tal gene encoding transaldolase, with the protein MSSQFEQLKLLSVLVCDTGDPELVKSSESQDATTNPSLILKVAQEPKYQELLTEAIAWGIRQNGDDIQTLTFVLDKIQVNFGLEILKYIPGRVSLEIDARLSFNTEAMVQRAIFLSELFAASGGDKKRLLVKIPGTWEGIQAVELLEKQGIACNVTLIFNLIQSIAAAKAKATLISPFVGRIYDWWIAAYGDEGYSIDADPGVASVSNIYTYYKKFDITTQIMAASFRSKEQVLALAGCDLLTVSPKLLDELKKDQSPVERKLDPAEAKKLDVQPVELTESIFRFLMNEDAMATEKLAEGIRIFSGDTQILEAAVTEFIKQIAAQDV; encoded by the coding sequence ATGTCCAGCCAATTCGAGCAACTCAAACTCTTGAGCGTTCTTGTTTGTGACACTGGTGATCCAGAGTTAGTTAAGTCTTCAGAGTCTCAAGATGCAACGACAAATCCGTCTCTTATTCTCAAAGTTGCGCAAGAACCAAAGTATCAAGAATTGCTAACAGAAGCTATTGCTTGGGGAATTCGACAGAACGGTGATGATATTCAAACCCTTACTTTTGTGTTAGACAAGATACAGGTAAATTTTGGTTTAGAAATTCTAAAATACATTCCGGGTAGAGTTTCTTTAGAAATAGATGCTCGTCTTTCGTTTAATACAGAAGCTATGGTACAACGGGCTATTTTCTTAAGCGAGTTGTTTGCAGCCTCTGGAGGAGATAAAAAGCGTCTTTTAGTTAAGATTCCGGGTACTTGGGAGGGTATACAAGCAGTAGAATTATTAGAGAAACAAGGTATTGCTTGTAATGTCACTCTTATTTTTAATTTAATTCAATCTATCGCTGCTGCAAAAGCAAAAGCAACTTTAATTTCGCCATTTGTTGGGCGTATTTATGATTGGTGGATAGCAGCTTATGGAGATGAAGGGTACTCTATAGATGCAGATCCTGGTGTGGCTTCTGTATCGAATATCTATACATATTATAAGAAGTTTGATATCACTACGCAAATTATGGCTGCTTCTTTTCGTTCTAAAGAACAGGTATTAGCTTTGGCTGGATGTGATTTATTAACAGTTTCTCCTAAATTGTTAGACGAACTAAAGAAGGATCAGTCTCCAGTTGAAAGAAAGTTAGATCCAGCTGAAGCTAAGAAACTCGACGTTCAGCCTGTTGAATTAACAGAAAGCATATTCCGTTTCTTAATGAATGAAGACGCTATGGCTACCGAGAAACTCGCTGAGGGAATCCGTATATTTTCTGGTGATACCCAGATTCTTGAAGCTGCTGTTACAGAATTTATTAAGCAAATAGCTGCACAAGATGTGTAA
- the rpoC gene encoding DNA-directed RNA polymerase subunit beta' has protein sequence MFGEGSRDNVALSKEGLFDKLEIGIASDITIRDKWSCGEIKKPETINYRTFKPEKGGLFCEKIFGPTKDWECCCGKYKKIKHKGIVCDRCGVEVTLSKVRRERMAHIELAVPIVHIWFFKTTPSRIGNVLGMTASDLERIIYYEEYVVIDPGKTDLNKKQLLNDAQYREVIEKWGKDSFVAKMGGEAIYDLLKSEDLQSLLKELKDRLRKTKSQQARMKLAKRLKIIEGFVSSSNHAEWMVLKSVPVVPPDLRPLVPLDGGRFATSDLNDLYRRVINRNNRLKAILRLKTPEVIVRNEKRMLQEAVDALFDNGRHGHPVMGAGNRPLKSLSEMLKGKNGRFRQNLLGKRVDYSGRSVIIVGPELKFNQCGLPKEMALELFEPFIIKRLKDQGSVYTIRSAKKMIQRGAPEVWDVLEEIIKGHPVLLNRAPTLHRLGIQAFEPVLIEGKAIRVHPLVCAAFNADFDGDQMAVHVPLSIEAQLEAKVLMMAPDNIFLPSSGKPVATPSKDMTLGIYYLMADPTYFPEDHGGKIKIFRDVTEVLRALYSGGFLDERTNGRRDETGRGIHIHEKIKVRIDGQVIETTPGRVLFNRIVPKELGFQNYSMPSKRISELILQCYKKVGLEATVRFLDDLKDLGFIQATKAAISMGLKDVKIPEIKSEILKEAYDKVAIVKKQYDDGIITDGERHSKTISIWTEVSELLSDALYVEISKQTKSKHNPLFLMIDSGARGNKSQLKQLGALRGLMAKPNGAIIESPITSNFREGLTVLEYSISSHGARKGLADTALKTADSGYLTRRLVDVAQDVIITEKDCGTLNHIEIAAIRQGSEELLPLKDRIYGRTVSEDIYQPGDKSKLLAKNGDVITSAQAELIDDAGIESIKIRSTLTCESRRGVCAKCYGLNLANGRLIGLGEAVGIIAAQSIGEPGTQLTMRTFHLGGIAATSSTPEIVTDCDGILVYMDLRVVVGQDGNHLVLNKKGAIHVVRDEGRSLEEYKKLLSTKSIESLETYPVELGVKILVGDGEKVTAGQRIAEVELHNIPIICDKPGFVKYEDLVEGISTEKVVNKNTGLVELIVKQHRGELHPQIAIYSDPGLTELVGTYAIPSGAIISVEENQQVDPGMLLARLPRGAIKTKDITGGLPRVAELVEARKPEDAADIAKIDGVVDFKGIQKNKRILVVRDEITGMEEEHLIPLTKHLIVQRGDHVMKGQQLTDGLVVPHEILEICGVRELQKYLVNEVQEVYRLQGVDINDKHVEIIVRQMLQKVRITDPGDTTLLFGEEVNKKEFYEENKRTEEEGGKPAQAVPVLLGITKASLGTESFISAASFQDTTRVLTDAACSSKTDYLLGFKENVIMGHMIPGGTGFDTHKRIKQYLEKEQEELVFDFVSESECAC, from the coding sequence ATGTTCGGAGAAGGTTCTCGAGACAATGTCGCTCTATCTAAAGAGGGGCTATTTGATAAATTAGAAATTGGAATTGCCTCAGATATTACTATTCGCGATAAGTGGTCCTGTGGGGAAATCAAGAAACCTGAAACAATCAATTACCGTACGTTTAAACCTGAAAAAGGTGGACTATTTTGCGAAAAGATTTTTGGTCCCACAAAGGACTGGGAATGCTGTTGTGGTAAATACAAGAAGATTAAGCATAAAGGTATTGTTTGTGATCGCTGCGGAGTAGAGGTTACTCTTTCTAAGGTTCGTCGTGAACGTATGGCTCATATTGAGTTGGCAGTGCCTATCGTACATATATGGTTTTTTAAGACTACACCTTCAAGAATAGGTAACGTCTTAGGCATGACCGCTTCTGATCTTGAAAGGATTATTTATTACGAAGAATATGTAGTTATCGATCCAGGTAAAACAGATTTAAATAAAAAGCAGCTTTTAAATGATGCTCAATATCGAGAGGTCATCGAGAAGTGGGGAAAAGATTCTTTTGTAGCCAAAATGGGTGGAGAGGCTATCTATGATTTATTGAAATCAGAAGATCTTCAAAGTCTATTAAAAGAGCTTAAGGATCGTTTGCGAAAAACGAAATCTCAGCAAGCTAGAATGAAACTTGCTAAGCGGTTGAAAATTATCGAAGGTTTTGTCTCTTCTTCGAATCACGCTGAGTGGATGGTTTTAAAAAGTGTTCCTGTTGTTCCACCTGATCTGCGTCCTCTAGTTCCATTAGATGGTGGAAGGTTTGCAACTTCTGATTTAAATGATTTATACCGTCGTGTAATTAACCGAAATAATCGTCTAAAAGCTATTTTAAGGCTAAAAACTCCTGAAGTGATCGTTCGTAATGAAAAACGTATGCTGCAGGAAGCTGTGGATGCTCTATTTGATAACGGTCGTCATGGACACCCTGTCATGGGAGCTGGGAATCGTCCGTTAAAGTCCCTTTCTGAAATGTTGAAAGGGAAAAATGGACGTTTCCGACAAAATCTTTTAGGTAAGCGTGTTGATTATTCTGGACGTTCTGTCATTATCGTCGGTCCTGAATTGAAGTTTAATCAATGCGGTTTGCCTAAAGAAATGGCTCTTGAGTTGTTTGAACCATTCATTATTAAAAGATTAAAAGATCAGGGTAGTGTCTATACTATTCGTTCTGCTAAGAAAATGATTCAACGCGGAGCTCCGGAAGTTTGGGATGTTTTAGAAGAAATTATTAAAGGTCATCCAGTATTGCTTAACCGAGCCCCCACACTCCACCGTTTAGGGATACAGGCGTTTGAACCTGTATTAATCGAGGGTAAAGCGATTCGCGTGCATCCCCTAGTCTGTGCGGCATTTAACGCGGACTTCGATGGAGACCAAATGGCTGTTCATGTGCCGCTGTCTATAGAAGCGCAATTAGAAGCCAAAGTTTTGATGATGGCTCCTGATAACATCTTCTTGCCGTCTTCTGGAAAGCCTGTCGCTACACCTTCTAAGGATATGACCTTAGGTATTTACTATCTTATGGCAGACCCGACATATTTCCCGGAAGATCATGGAGGAAAAATCAAAATCTTTAGGGATGTTACGGAAGTCTTGCGAGCATTGTATTCTGGAGGATTCCTGGATGAGCGTACGAATGGTCGTCGCGATGAAACAGGCCGTGGTATTCATATTCACGAGAAAATTAAAGTGCGCATCGATGGGCAAGTTATTGAAACTACTCCAGGAAGAGTTCTGTTTAATAGAATTGTTCCTAAAGAGTTAGGGTTTCAAAACTATAGCATGCCAAGTAAGCGTATCAGTGAATTGATTTTACAGTGCTATAAAAAAGTGGGGCTTGAAGCTACTGTACGCTTCTTAGATGATCTTAAGGACCTAGGATTTATCCAAGCTACAAAAGCTGCGATCTCTATGGGATTGAAAGATGTAAAAATTCCTGAGATTAAAAGTGAAATTCTTAAAGAAGCTTATGACAAGGTTGCTATTGTTAAGAAACAATACGATGATGGTATTATCACCGATGGCGAACGTCATTCTAAAACTATTAGTATTTGGACAGAGGTTTCGGAACTCTTGTCGGATGCTCTTTATGTTGAAATTAGTAAGCAAACCAAAAGCAAGCACAACCCTCTGTTCTTGATGATAGATTCAGGAGCTCGAGGTAATAAGTCTCAGTTGAAGCAGTTGGGAGCTTTACGAGGTTTAATGGCCAAGCCGAACGGTGCGATTATCGAATCTCCGATTACCTCTAATTTCCGCGAAGGATTAACTGTTCTTGAGTACTCCATTTCTTCCCACGGTGCTAGAAAAGGTTTAGCTGATACTGCATTGAAAACAGCTGATTCTGGGTATTTAACTCGAAGACTTGTTGACGTAGCTCAAGATGTAATCATTACGGAAAAAGATTGCGGAACATTGAATCATATCGAAATTGCTGCAATTCGGCAGGGTTCAGAAGAACTTTTACCTTTAAAAGATCGTATTTATGGTCGTACGGTATCAGAAGACATTTATCAACCCGGTGATAAAAGTAAGCTTCTGGCTAAAAATGGAGATGTTATTACATCTGCTCAGGCTGAACTTATTGATGACGCAGGAATTGAAAGTATTAAAATTCGCTCCACACTTACTTGTGAAAGTCGGCGTGGTGTTTGTGCTAAGTGTTATGGGTTAAACCTTGCTAATGGTCGCCTTATTGGTTTAGGAGAGGCTGTGGGTATTATAGCCGCTCAATCAATTGGTGAACCCGGAACACAGCTAACAATGAGAACGTTCCACCTTGGAGGTATCGCAGCTACATCTTCAACTCCAGAAATTGTTACAGATTGTGATGGTATCCTAGTATATATGGATCTACGTGTCGTTGTGGGGCAAGATGGAAATCACTTGGTCTTGAATAAGAAAGGCGCTATCCATGTTGTCCGTGATGAAGGACGTAGTTTAGAAGAGTACAAGAAACTTCTAAGCACTAAGTCTATAGAAAGTTTAGAGACTTATCCAGTAGAACTCGGTGTTAAGATTTTAGTAGGTGATGGGGAGAAGGTAACTGCAGGCCAAAGAATTGCTGAGGTCGAATTACATAATATTCCAATTATTTGTGATAAGCCTGGTTTTGTAAAATACGAAGACTTAGTAGAGGGTATTTCTACAGAAAAAGTAGTTAATAAAAACACAGGTTTAGTTGAGCTTATTGTTAAACAGCATCGTGGAGAACTACATCCTCAAATTGCTATTTATTCCGATCCCGGTTTAACAGAGTTGGTTGGAACATATGCTATTCCTTCTGGAGCAATTATTTCCGTCGAAGAAAATCAACAAGTTGACCCTGGAATGTTATTAGCAAGATTACCTCGAGGGGCAATTAAAACTAAGGATATTACCGGAGGTCTACCTAGGGTTGCTGAATTAGTTGAAGCTCGTAAGCCTGAAGATGCTGCAGATATTGCAAAGATTGATGGTGTTGTAGACTTTAAAGGAATTCAGAAAAATAAACGTATTCTTGTTGTTCGTGACGAAATAACAGGAATGGAAGAAGAACATTTGATTCCGTTGACCAAGCACTTAATTGTTCAACGTGGAGATCATGTGATGAAAGGACAGCAGCTAACAGATGGCTTGGTTGTTCCACACGAAATCCTAGAAATTTGTGGCGTTCGCGAATTGCAAAAGTATTTAGTAAATGAGGTTCAAGAAGTTTATCGTCTGCAGGGTGTGGATATCAATGATAAGCATGTGGAAATCATTGTTCGTCAAATGTTGCAGAAGGTTCGCATTACTGATCCAGGTGACACTACTTTACTCTTCGGAGAAGAAGTGAATAAAAAAGAGTTCTACGAAGAAAATAAACGTACAGAAGAGGAAGGTGGAAAACCAGCACAAGCTGTTCCAGTATTATTGGGAATTACCAAAGCTTCGTTGGGTACAGAATCCTTCATTTCTGCTGCATCCTTCCAAGATACGACGCGGGTATTAACTGATGCAGCGTGTAGTAGTAAAACTGACTACCTATTAGGATTCAAAGAGAATGTCATTATGGGGCACATGATTCCTGGAGGTACAGGATTTGATACACACAAGCGTATTAAGCAATACTTAGAAAAGGAACAAGAGGAACTTGTCTTTGACTTTGTAAGCGAATCAGAATGCGCTTGTTAG
- the rpoB gene encoding DNA-directed RNA polymerase subunit beta, producing the protein MFKCPERVSVKKKEDILDLPNLIEIQIKSYKQFLQIGKLAEERDNIGLEEVFREIFPIKSYNEATILEYLSYNLGVPKYSPDECIRRGITYSVTLKVRFRLTDETGIKEEEVYMGTIPIMTDKGTFIINGAERVVVSQVHRSPGINFEQEKHSKGNILFSFRIIPYRGSWLEAIFDINDLIYIHIDRKKRRRKILAITFIRALGYSSDADIIEEFFQIEEHSLKSEKDFSFLVGKILADNVLDEASSLVYGKAGEKLSTAMLKRMLDANISTLKIAVEADENHPIIKMLAKDPTDSYEAALKDFYRRLRPGEPATLANARSTIMRLFFDPKRYNLGRVGRYKLNRKLGFSMDEESLAQVTLRKEDVIGALKYLIRLKMGDEKASIDDIDHLANRRVRSVGELIQNQCRSGLARMEKIIRERMNLFDFSSDTLIPGKIISAKGLASVLKDFFGRSQLSQFMDQTNPVAELTHKRRLSALGPGGLNRERAGFEVRDVHASHYGRICPIETPEGPNIGLITSLSSFAKINEFGFIETPYRIVRDGVVTDEIEYMTADVEEECVIAQASANLDEYNMFVDPVCWARCRGEAFEADTSTVTHMDVSPKQLVSIVTGLIPFLEHDDANRALMGSNMQRQAVPLLKTEAPIVGTGLEARAAKDSGAIVVAEEDGVVEYVDGYKVVIAAKHNPTLKRTYDLKKFLRSNSGTCINQRPLCSVGDVIVKGDVIADGPATDKGELALGKNILVAFMPWYGYNFEDAIIISEKLIKQDAYTSIYIEEFELTARDTKLGKEEITRDIPNVSEEVLANLGEDGIIRIGAEVKPGDILVGKITPKSETELAPEERLLRAIFGEKAADVKDASLTVPPGTEGVVMDVKVFSRKDRLSKSDDELVEEAVHLKDLQRGYKNQISVLKTEYREKLGALLLNEKAPASIIHRRTADILVQEGTVFDQETIELLEQESLVDLLMPPCDMYDVLKSLLSDYETSLQRLEVNYKTEVEHIREGDADLDHGVIRQVKVYVASKRKLQVGDKMAGRHGNKGVVSKIVPEADMPYLANGETVQMILNPLGVPSRMNLGQVLETHLGYAAKTAGIHVKTPVFEGFPESRIWDMMIEQGLPADGKSYLYDGKTGERFDNTVVIGYIYMLKLSHLIADKIHARSIGPYSLVTQQPLGGKAQMGGQRFGEMEVWALEAYGVAHMLQEILTVKSDDVTGRTRIYESIVKGENLLKSGTPESFNVLIKEMQGLGLDVRPMVVDA; encoded by the coding sequence ATGTTCAAATGCCCGGAGCGGGTTAGCGTCAAAAAAAAGGAAGATATCTTAGATCTTCCAAATCTTATTGAAATTCAAATTAAGTCATATAAGCAATTTCTTCAGATTGGTAAGCTTGCAGAAGAGCGCGATAATATCGGCTTAGAAGAGGTTTTCAGAGAGATTTTTCCAATTAAATCTTATAACGAAGCTACCATTTTAGAGTATTTATCTTATAACTTAGGTGTGCCGAAGTATTCTCCCGACGAGTGTATCCGTCGCGGGATCACCTATAGTGTTACTTTAAAAGTTCGCTTCCGTTTGACTGATGAAACAGGAATTAAGGAAGAAGAAGTCTACATGGGTACCATACCCATTATGACAGATAAAGGAACCTTTATTATTAATGGGGCTGAAAGAGTTGTTGTTTCTCAAGTACACCGTTCTCCTGGGATTAATTTCGAACAGGAAAAACATTCTAAGGGAAATATTTTGTTTTCTTTCAGAATTATTCCTTATCGAGGTAGTTGGTTAGAGGCTATTTTTGATATAAATGATTTAATTTATATCCATATTGATAGAAAAAAACGTCGCCGCAAGATTTTAGCTATAACGTTTATCCGCGCTCTGGGGTATTCATCTGATGCTGACATTATTGAAGAGTTTTTCCAAATAGAAGAACATTCTTTAAAAAGTGAAAAAGATTTTTCTTTCTTAGTTGGTAAAATCTTGGCTGATAATGTTTTAGATGAAGCTTCTTCTTTGGTTTACGGAAAGGCTGGAGAAAAACTCAGCACAGCTATGTTAAAACGTATGCTAGATGCTAATATCTCAACTTTAAAAATAGCTGTAGAGGCTGATGAAAATCACCCTATCATCAAAATGTTGGCTAAAGATCCAACAGACTCTTATGAAGCTGCTTTAAAGGATTTCTATAGAAGATTGCGTCCCGGTGAGCCTGCGACCTTGGCAAATGCTCGTTCTACAATTATGCGTCTGTTCTTTGACCCTAAACGCTATAACTTGGGAAGAGTAGGTCGTTATAAATTAAATAGAAAACTTGGATTCTCTATGGATGAAGAGTCTCTAGCACAAGTTACCTTAAGAAAAGAAGATGTTATTGGTGCTTTGAAGTATCTTATCCGTTTAAAAATGGGTGATGAAAAAGCTTCGATTGATGATATCGACCATTTAGCTAACCGTCGTGTACGCTCTGTAGGAGAACTTATCCAAAACCAATGCCGTTCCGGATTGGCTAGAATGGAAAAAATTATTCGAGAAAGAATGAATTTATTTGATTTTTCTTCCGATACATTGATTCCAGGAAAAATTATCTCTGCAAAAGGCCTTGCAAGCGTTTTAAAGGACTTTTTCGGTCGTTCTCAGCTTTCTCAATTCATGGATCAAACCAACCCTGTGGCCGAATTAACGCATAAGCGGCGCTTGTCAGCTTTAGGCCCTGGAGGTTTGAATAGAGAAAGAGCTGGATTTGAAGTCCGTGACGTGCATGCGAGCCATTACGGACGTATATGTCCAATTGAGACTCCAGAAGGACCAAATATTGGTTTGATTACTTCTCTATCTTCTTTTGCAAAAATCAACGAATTCGGATTCATTGAAACTCCTTACCGCATTGTTCGAGATGGAGTGGTTACTGATGAAATCGAATACATGACTGCCGATGTTGAAGAAGAATGTGTGATTGCTCAGGCTTCAGCGAATTTAGATGAATATAATATGTTTGTAGATCCTGTATGCTGGGCAAGATGTCGTGGAGAGGCTTTTGAAGCAGACACAAGTACTGTTACGCATATGGACGTGTCTCCAAAGCAATTGGTATCGATTGTTACAGGTTTAATTCCATTTTTAGAACATGACGACGCTAACCGTGCTCTTATGGGATCAAACATGCAACGTCAAGCTGTTCCTTTATTAAAAACTGAAGCTCCTATTGTTGGAACAGGTTTAGAAGCGCGTGCTGCTAAAGATTCTGGTGCTATTGTTGTTGCTGAAGAAGATGGGGTCGTGGAATATGTTGACGGTTACAAAGTAGTTATTGCAGCTAAACATAACCCAACACTTAAACGCACTTACGATCTTAAAAAGTTCTTAAGATCAAATTCTGGTACCTGCATTAATCAACGGCCTTTATGTAGTGTGGGAGATGTTATAGTCAAAGGCGATGTTATAGCTGACGGTCCTGCTACAGATAAGGGAGAACTTGCTTTAGGAAAGAACATCTTGGTTGCCTTCATGCCTTGGTATGGATATAACTTCGAAGATGCGATTATTATTTCTGAAAAGTTGATTAAGCAAGACGCCTACACCTCAATTTATATTGAAGAGTTCGAATTAACGGCTAGAGACACAAAATTAGGAAAAGAAGAGATTACTCGTGACATTCCTAACGTTTCTGAAGAAGTCTTGGCTAACTTAGGTGAAGATGGAATTATTCGTATTGGTGCTGAAGTAAAGCCTGGGGACATTCTTGTTGGTAAAATTACTCCAAAATCAGAAACGGAATTAGCTCCTGAAGAACGTTTATTACGAGCAATCTTTGGAGAGAAAGCTGCTGATGTTAAAGATGCTTCTTTGACTGTACCTCCAGGAACAGAGGGAGTTGTCATGGATGTGAAAGTCTTCAGTAGAAAAGATAGGCTTTCTAAGAGTGACGACGAGCTTGTAGAAGAAGCTGTTCATTTAAAAGACCTACAGAGAGGTTATAAGAATCAGATTTCAGTATTAAAAACGGAGTATCGTGAAAAATTAGGTGCTCTATTGCTAAATGAAAAAGCTCCAGCTTCCATTATACATCGTCGTACCGCCGATATTTTGGTTCAAGAAGGTACTGTGTTCGATCAAGAGACAATAGAACTACTTGAGCAAGAGTCTTTGGTCGATCTCCTTATGCCTCCCTGCGATATGTATGATGTTTTAAAATCTCTACTTTCTGATTACGAGACATCTTTGCAACGCTTGGAAGTCAATTATAAAACAGAAGTTGAACATATTCGTGAAGGCGATGCTGATCTTGATCATGGTGTGATCCGCCAGGTTAAGGTATATGTCGCTTCAAAAAGAAAACTGCAAGTTGGGGATAAAATGGCTGGACGTCACGGAAACAAAGGAGTTGTTTCTAAGATTGTTCCTGAAGCTGATATGCCATACCTTGCTAATGGTGAAACTGTACAGATGATCTTAAACCCTCTGGGTGTGCCTTCTAGGATGAACTTAGGCCAGGTATTGGAAACTCATCTTGGTTATGCTGCAAAAACTGCCGGTATTCACGTAAAAACTCCAGTATTTGAAGGCTTCCCAGAATCTCGTATCTGGGACATGATGATTGAACAAGGTTTACCTGCAGATGGTAAGTCTTACTTATATGATGGAAAGACTGGAGAGAGATTTGACAATACTGTGGTGATTGGCTACATTTACATGTTGAAGCTTAGCCATTTAATTGCAGATAAAATTCACGCTAGATCTATAGGTCCTTATTCCTTGGTCACTCAGCAGCCTCTCGGAGGTAAAGCTCAAATGGGGGGTCAAAGATTCGGAGAGATGGAAGTTTGGGCTTTAGAAGCTTATGGAGTAGCTCATATGCTCCAAGAGATTCTTACAGTGAAATCGGATGACGTTACTGGTCGAACAAGGATTTATGAATCCATTGTTAAGGGAGAAAACCTCCTTAAGTCAGGAACGCCCGAGTCGTTTAATGTTTTAATTAAGGAAATGCAAGGTCTAGGACTTGATGTTCGTCCTATGGTAGTAGATGCTTAA